Genomic segment of Anaerobacillus alkaliphilus:
AGGCAACACGTCACAATGGATGCTGAAAAATCATTCCATGATATACGACTTAATAAGGAAGAAGAAGTCTATATTCAGTTGAATTTTAAAGATGCGAAGAAAAATCCTCAGTATGTTTCAGTGCTAGAAGATAATCCTTTTACACCTATTGATAAGGATACAGAAAAATTATATAGTCTTTTTGCTGATTTAGTTATTGATCAAGCCAAGCACCAGTTTGAAAAAAAGCGCTTACTTGAACTGATCGATCGTGCTTTAGATAGCGGTGACAAAGAGAGTTTTCTAAAGTATAGTGAAATGCTATCAAATCTTAAAGCCCTTAAAGAATAAGGGCTTTTCATTTTGCTCATATTATACTAAAAGAAGAATTGGGTATTATAACAAGAATTTGTATAGTAACCATCTTTTAGCGGAAAAATAGCAAAGAAATTATTTTGATATATTTTATTCTTGGTACATTTAGTATAAAATTGAAATCGTAGAAAAAGTTATGAGGAGGAGAAACATGAAGTGGCAAGCAAAAGAAGTTGACCTTTACTTACAAGCGAGAGAATATGTTGATACTGCGATTGTACCGCTTATTCCAATTTCGTGGGGGAATGAACTAAAATCAACTGTGCAAATGGGAGAATTCATTACGTTAATTAGCGATGAATTGGAAAGACAGTTTAAAGGAAGGGTATTTCAGTTTCCACCCTATACATACTTAAAGAGTGAAAAAGTAGAGGATCGTTTAACGAGAATTAATATGTTAGACGACCATCTGAAGGAACACGGATTTGATTTTATTGTCTACCTAACTTCAGATATTGATTGGAAACAAATCGAAACTGAAATGAAAGACACTTTATTATGGATACCTTCAATCCCT
This window contains:
- a CDS encoding YpiF family protein; this encodes MKWQAKEVDLYLQAREYVDTAIVPLIPISWGNELKSTVQMGEFITLISDELERQFKGRVFQFPPYTYLKSEKVEDRLTRINMLDDHLKEHGFDFIVYLTSDIDWKQIETEMKDTLLWIPSIPLEHMEPKYKQETLSNQIKQMLPIMTNKWQKPKNEEN
- a CDS encoding ReoY family proteolytic degradation factor; protein product: MSSIISVLEKKDFLKWFLNNYQLKRRECAWLLNYLMSDDHLMEKVHFVENAEYCPKSLIISANDVDCIPFSFHKRQHVTMDAEKSFHDIRLNKEEEVYIQLNFKDAKKNPQYVSVLEDNPFTPIDKDTEKLYSLFADLVIDQAKHQFEKKRLLELIDRALDSGDKESFLKYSEMLSNLKALKE